The following coding sequences are from one Bradyrhizobium sp. 200 window:
- a CDS encoding Crp/Fnr family transcriptional regulator, protein MIRTISPLRANFGRCTACAVRSLSICGALDETDLVEFERIARQVHLAPSEALFSAGQVASSVHNLTAGVARLYKLLPDGRRQVIGFALPGDFLGTMPSIRYSYSADAIKRVSACRFPVDAFKHFIEQRPHFLLRINEFASRELMLAQQQMLLLGRRTAEEKVAAFLVGWRARLAHIGDERQTVSLPMSRQDIADYLGLTIETVSRTLTRFEREKMLVIVSGGVRLLDCPRAEAMAAA, encoded by the coding sequence ATGATCCGAACTATCTCGCCATTACGCGCCAATTTCGGTCGTTGCACGGCCTGCGCTGTACGGTCGCTCAGCATCTGCGGCGCGCTTGACGAGACAGATCTTGTCGAATTCGAGCGAATAGCCCGCCAGGTTCATTTGGCGCCCAGCGAAGCGCTGTTCTCTGCGGGCCAGGTTGCCAGCTCGGTTCACAATCTGACCGCGGGTGTTGCGCGTCTGTACAAGCTGCTGCCAGATGGGCGGCGGCAGGTAATCGGATTTGCACTGCCGGGAGATTTTCTCGGCACCATGCCGTCTATTCGCTACAGCTATTCGGCGGACGCGATTAAGCGTGTTTCGGCGTGTCGCTTCCCCGTGGATGCCTTTAAACATTTTATCGAGCAGCGGCCACACTTTCTGCTCCGGATCAACGAATTCGCGTCACGCGAACTGATGCTGGCGCAGCAACAGATGCTGCTGTTGGGGCGGCGCACGGCGGAGGAGAAGGTCGCAGCCTTCCTGGTCGGCTGGCGGGCGCGGCTGGCCCATATCGGCGACGAGCGGCAAACTGTTTCCTTGCCTATGAGTCGGCAGGATATCGCGGACTATCTCGGGCTGACGATCGAGACGGTGAGCCGGACGTTGACCCGATTCGAGCGCGAAAAGATGCTTGTTATCGTCAGCGGAGGCGTGCGCCTGCTCGATTGCCCACGTGCCGAGGCGATGGCCGCGGCGTGA
- a CDS encoding cytochrome c: MIERILRPIAFAFIALTPALAASPDEQRGKTFALNNCARCHAVDRVGQSPLKIAPPFRILHKRYPIDNLAESLAEGIQTGHPTMPEFQLDPDQIHDLLSYLKTLE; encoded by the coding sequence ATGATCGAACGAATTTTGAGGCCTATCGCTTTTGCGTTCATCGCGTTGACGCCGGCCCTCGCCGCTTCACCTGACGAACAGCGCGGCAAGACATTTGCACTCAATAATTGTGCACGATGTCACGCCGTCGACCGCGTGGGCCAAAGCCCGCTAAAGATAGCGCCTCCGTTCCGGATATTGCACAAGCGCTATCCGATAGACAATTTGGCTGAGTCGCTCGCCGAGGGCATCCAGACCGGGCATCCGACCATGCCGGAGTTCCAGCTCGATCCCGACCAGATTCACGACCTGTTGTCGTATCTGAAGACGCTGGAATAG
- a CDS encoding CBS domain-containing protein, with product MDSFIDQVVADHMTGKVTTVVRGLTLRELGDLFEREDFNTYPVEENGQVVGLVSKFDYVACFVFTPARIMPRYDDLMKRTVNDIMTSDFIYVGTDTGLTRVLQLMVDHRIRSMPVIDGDQRLAGIISREDVMRALQRSVGGKVQRAR from the coding sequence TTGGATAGCTTCATCGATCAGGTTGTTGCAGACCATATGACGGGCAAAGTCACGACGGTCGTGCGCGGCCTTACACTGCGCGAACTCGGCGATCTCTTTGAACGAGAAGACTTCAATACCTACCCGGTTGAGGAAAACGGGCAGGTCGTAGGGCTTGTATCGAAGTTCGACTATGTTGCCTGCTTTGTCTTTACTCCGGCCCGCATCATGCCGCGTTACGACGATCTGATGAAGCGGACGGTCAACGATATCATGACCTCGGATTTCATCTATGTCGGGACGGATACCGGGCTGACCAGGGTGCTTCAGCTCATGGTCGATCATCGCATCCGCAGCATGCCGGTGATCGACGGTGATCAGCGGCTTGCGGGCATCATCTCTCGCGAAGACGTGATGCGGGCGTTGCAGCGAAGTGTCGGCGGCAAGGTGCAACGCGCTCGCTAA
- a CDS encoding IS1182 family transposase produces MSKEFRPWKIDDAQLLPPSVQDYVPKDHLSRLIVALVREELDLSAISGSYRGALGQPPFDPRMMTALLLHGYASGIYSSRRIGRAAVERADFMMIVAGDPPDFRTISEFRRRHLAALAGLFVQVLKLAEKAGLVKLGHVALDGTKIKANASKHKAMSYERMKKREAELQAEVDRWLKAAEAADAEEDKLYGDNRGDEMPDWVADKQKRLAKIRAAKAELEAEAKAAAAEEMRRREAAEEERKAEDRKKTGKAPAPPKQEPDGKAQRNFTDPESRILKTKDGYIQGYNAQAAVDATAQIIVAHTLGNNGSDQAQFVPLLDGIKANLKRNPNEVSADAGYCSAANLRTLSRRRISGYIASGRQKHGARSATAKRPARPGSLLARMTAKLRRAGHRSRYRLRKQVVEPVFGQIKETRGFRQFLLRGIEKVKAEWALICTAHNLRKLALAAA; encoded by the coding sequence ATGAGCAAGGAATTTCGCCCGTGGAAGATCGATGACGCCCAGCTTCTGCCGCCGAGCGTGCAGGACTATGTGCCGAAGGACCACCTGTCGCGGCTGATCGTGGCGCTGGTGCGGGAGGAGCTTGATCTGTCGGCGATCTCCGGCAGCTACCGCGGCGCGCTCGGCCAGCCGCCGTTTGACCCGCGGATGATGACGGCACTGCTGCTGCACGGCTATGCCAGCGGGATCTACTCGTCGCGGCGGATCGGCAGGGCGGCGGTGGAGCGCGCCGACTTCATGATGATCGTGGCCGGCGATCCGCCGGACTTCCGCACGATCTCGGAGTTCCGCAGGCGGCATCTTGCGGCCCTGGCGGGGCTATTCGTGCAGGTGCTGAAGCTTGCCGAGAAGGCCGGCTTGGTGAAGCTTGGGCACGTTGCGCTCGATGGGACCAAGATCAAGGCGAATGCGTCGAAACACAAAGCGATGAGCTACGAGCGGATGAAGAAGCGGGAAGCGGAGCTTCAGGCCGAGGTCGACCGCTGGCTGAAAGCCGCCGAGGCCGCCGATGCGGAGGAGGACAAGCTCTACGGCGACAATCGCGGCGATGAGATGCCCGATTGGGTGGCCGACAAGCAGAAGCGGCTTGCGAAGATCCGCGCCGCCAAGGCGGAGTTGGAGGCGGAAGCCAAAGCCGCCGCCGCAGAAGAGATGCGACGCCGCGAAGCGGCGGAAGAGGAACGCAAGGCAGAAGACCGCAAGAAGACCGGCAAGGCACCGGCGCCGCCGAAACAGGAGCCGGACGGCAAGGCGCAGCGCAACTTCACCGATCCGGAGAGCCGCATCCTGAAGACCAAGGACGGTTACATTCAGGGCTACAACGCCCAGGCCGCAGTCGATGCGACCGCGCAGATCATCGTGGCGCACACGCTGGGCAACAACGGCAGCGACCAGGCGCAGTTTGTTCCCTTGCTCGATGGCATCAAGGCCAATCTCAAGCGCAATCCGAACGAGGTATCGGCCGATGCCGGCTACTGCTCGGCGGCCAATCTTCGCACGCTGAGCCGGCGCCGGATCAGCGGCTACATCGCGAGCGGACGACAAAAGCACGGAGCCAGGTCCGCCACCGCCAAGAGGCCGGCCAGGCCCGGCTCGCTGCTCGCCCGGATGACCGCCAAGCTCAGGCGCGCCGGCCATCGCAGCCGCTATCGGCTGCGCAAGCAGGTGGTCGAGCCGGTGTTCGGGCAGATCAAGGAGACAAGAGGCTTCCGCCAGTTCCTGCTGCGCGGAATCGAGAAAGTGAAGGCAGAATGGGCATTGATCTGCACCGCCCACAACCTCCGAAAGCTCGCATTGGCTGCCGCGTGA
- a CDS encoding recombinase family protein, with amino-acid sequence MKTAAIYARVSLDKQKEENTIASQTSALIAFAREQNCDVPEEWVIEDDGYSGASLLRPGLERLRDLAAEGRIQAVLVYAPDRLSRRYAHQILLIEEFARAGVEVLFIRSRWAATPEDELLLQFQGMIAEYERAQILERSRRGKRHRALQGQVSVLSGAPFGYRYKRKTDHSAASYEIDERQAGVVRWVYELYTAKNHSIGAITRLLNECQIPTAKQTGRWERSTVWAMLRNPAYKGTACFGKTRIAPRMRVTRPLRLRGGVAPRNSANHELPRTEWIEIPVPTIISEETFALANELLEANKKHAPRRTITPSALQGLLSCVKCGYGLYRTSTRSSARTIHYYRCLGSDGWRRLGGPVCNSRPMRQDLLDEVVWKEIARLLEDRHLIEDELERRLKAARNADPTQRREETLRRDLARSRKSIERLLTAYQESLLSLEELRSRMPDLRSREQACLSELQAIEDQSKEQEVCLRLAESVTSFLDRLRSSVGALDMIERQRVLRLLVKEVLVGDDKIVIRHPSLPPTPPGGKAPGATDSSVTAPPPQSYLLRSGSQLSVLI; translated from the coding sequence GTGATCGAAGACGACGGCTATAGCGGCGCGAGCTTGTTGCGCCCTGGGCTTGAACGACTGCGCGATCTCGCCGCAGAAGGGCGGATCCAAGCCGTGCTGGTCTACGCTCCCGATCGGCTGAGCCGGCGCTATGCGCATCAAATCCTTCTTATCGAAGAGTTCGCGCGCGCCGGCGTCGAGGTCTTGTTCATTCGCTCGAGATGGGCGGCGACGCCGGAAGACGAGCTCCTGCTGCAGTTTCAGGGCATGATCGCCGAGTACGAACGCGCGCAAATCCTAGAGCGGTCGCGACGAGGGAAGCGCCATCGCGCCCTTCAAGGCCAAGTGAGCGTGCTTTCTGGCGCTCCGTTTGGCTATCGCTACAAGCGCAAGACCGATCACTCTGCCGCCTCTTATGAGATCGACGAGCGACAGGCCGGTGTCGTGCGCTGGGTCTACGAGCTTTACACCGCAAAAAACCACAGCATCGGCGCCATCACGCGCCTGCTCAATGAGTGCCAGATTCCGACAGCCAAGCAAACAGGCCGCTGGGAGCGCTCGACGGTCTGGGCGATGCTGCGCAATCCCGCGTATAAAGGAACGGCCTGCTTTGGCAAGACGCGGATCGCGCCGCGCATGCGTGTGACGCGGCCGTTGCGATTGCGCGGCGGCGTCGCGCCTCGCAACAGCGCCAATCATGAACTTCCTCGCACAGAGTGGATCGAAATCCCTGTGCCGACCATCATCAGCGAAGAGACCTTCGCATTGGCGAATGAGCTTTTGGAAGCCAACAAGAAGCATGCCCCGCGACGCACGATCACGCCGAGCGCCCTGCAAGGATTGTTGAGCTGCGTCAAATGCGGCTATGGGCTCTATCGCACCTCCACCAGGTCGAGCGCTCGAACCATCCATTACTACCGCTGCTTGGGCTCGGATGGCTGGCGCCGGCTCGGCGGGCCGGTCTGCAACAGTCGCCCGATGCGCCAGGATCTGCTGGACGAGGTGGTATGGAAAGAGATCGCGCGTTTACTTGAAGACCGACACCTCATCGAAGACGAACTTGAGCGCCGGCTCAAGGCGGCGCGCAACGCCGATCCCACACAGCGCCGGGAGGAAACGCTTCGTCGCGATCTTGCGCGCTCCCGGAAAAGCATCGAGCGTCTCCTCACGGCCTATCAGGAGAGCCTTCTCTCACTTGAAGAGCTGCGCAGTCGCATGCCCGATTTGCGCAGCCGCGAACAGGCTTGCCTGTCGGAGCTGCAAGCGATCGAAGACCAATCGAAGGAGCAGGAAGTTTGTCTACGTCTCGCCGAATCCGTGACGAGCTTCCTCGACCGCCTGCGCTCGTCCGTCGGTGCGCTCGATATGATCGAACGCCAACGCGTGCTGCGCCTTCTCGTGAAGGAAGTCCTCGTCGGCGACGACAAGATCGTCATCCGCCACCCATCCCTCCCACCCACCCCTCCGGGTGGAAAGGCGCCCGGCGCCACCGATAGTTCCGTGACCGCTCCTCCACCGCAAAGTTATCTTTTGCGTTCAGGGAGCCAGCTCTCCGTCTTGATCTAG